Genomic DNA from Klebsiella variicola:
CCTACGCCGCGATGAAGGGGGCGATGGAGGTCCTGACCCGCTATCAGGCGAAAGAGCTGGGCGGGCGCGGTATTTCGGTGAATATCATTGCGCCGGGAGCCATCGAGACCGACTTTGGCGGCGGCGTGGTGCGCGATAACGCCGAGGTGAATCGGCATATCGCCGCCCAGACCGCGCTGGGGCGCGTCGGGCTGCCGGATGATATCGGCGACGCCATCGCCGCCCTGCTCAGCGATGAGCTGGCGTGGATGAACGCGCAGCGCGTGGAAGTCTCGGGCGGGATGTTCCTCTGAGCCAGACTGACGCCGGGCGGTGCGCTACGGCGCATCGCCCTCCCCACGCAGCCGACCGAACAGCCAGTCATTGTGCCAGCGGCCGTTCAGCCAGTAGTTCTCCCGCAACTCCCCCTCCAGCCGGAAGCCGGCTTTGAGCAACAACTGCTTAGACGCCTCGTTGCCGGCGGTGACGCTGGCGGTCAGGCGGCGGACGCCGCCGGTGGTAAAGGCGTAGTCGCACAGCGCGCGCAGCGATTCGTAGCCGTAGCCCCGGCCCTGCGCCGCCGGAGCGAAGAGAAAGCCGACCTCGGCAATGTCGCGCTGATGATGCTGGTAACCGGTCAGGCCGAGCGGGGTATGGGTGAGCCTGTCGCGCACCACCAGGCACAGCCAGTGTTCATCCCCCGGCGCCCACGGCGGCAGCCGCGAATCGAACGCCTCGCGGATGGCCGCCTGCGGCCGGGGGTCGGCGACGTAGAGCATGACCTGCGGATCCTGCTGCAGGGAAAGAAAAAACGACCAGTCGTCCAGCTGCAGCGGTGAGCAGCGCAGGCGCGGCGTCAGGAGTTCAGGCATAAGCGTCATTCCAGGCAGGGCGAATCCTCTGAACATAGCAGGAGAAAGCCGCCGGGAACAGCCCGACTAGGTTGGCTCACCGTACAGGCCAATCAGTCGGCGCACCACGCCGTTGGTCCAGCCAAAGCCATCCTGCAGGGGATACTCCCCGCCGCCACCCTCATGCGGGACGCCGGTGGCAATATGGTATTTCTCAATCAGCTTGTGATGCTGCTTGTAAAAGTGATTGACCGTCTGCAGCCAGCTCCAGGCAATCTCATCCCCCAGCGGATCCTGGCCGTAACGTTTAAATCCCTGGATCGCCATCCACTGCAGCGGCGCCCAGCCGTTAGGTTTATCCCACTGCTCACCGCTTTCATATTCGGTGGCCATGATCCCCCCGGGGGTGAGCAGGCGGGCCCGCACCGCATCGGCAAGGCGTTCTGCCTGCTCGTGAGTCGCCAGGCCGACGTAAAGGGTGACGATGCTGGCCGCGGAAAACAGCGCCAGCTGTTCACGGCGCCAGTCATAATCGCGGAAACAGCCGTTCTCATCATCCCACAGATAGCGGTTGACCGCCGCCCGCCGATCCTGAGCCTTCTGGCGGAAGGCCGCCTCTGTCTCGCGATCGCCCTTCAGGCCGGAGAGATTGGCGATGGTCGTCTCCAGCTTGAACAGGAAGGCGTTCAGGTCGATAGGGATAAACTGCGTCGTGCGGATGCTGGCCAGCCGCGTGATATCCCGCAGCCAGCGGCTGGAGTAGTCCCAGCCGGACGCGGCGCCCGCCCGCAGGTCGCGGTACACTTCATTGGCGGGCCGCCCGGAGTGTCGGGCGGTCTCCACGTCCTCGCGCCAGGACTCATCCCGCGGCGTGTCCCGGTCGTCCCAGTAGCGATTGAGCAGGGAGCCATCCGGCATACGCACCACGTGGCGATACGCCTGGTGCGGGATCAACGACTCGGCGCCGTCCATCCAGAAGGCGTGCTCCATCTTCAGATGGTCCAGATAGCGCTTCGCGCCGCGCACGCCATCCTCTTCAAAGAGTTCGACCATCAGGGCAAACACCGGCGGCTGCGATCGGCTGAGGTAGTAGGTGCGGTTGCCGTTCGGAATGTGACCGTAGGTTTCAATCAGCCAGGCAAAGTTATCGGCCATGCATTTCAGCAGATCTTCCCGGCCGCTCTCCGCCAGCCCCAGCATGGTGAAATAAGAGTCCCAGTAATAGGTTTCGCTAAAGCGACCGCCAGGCACAATATAGGCCTGCGGCAGCGCCAGTAGCGACGACCAGGGGATATGATCCTGAGGCTCGCGGGTCAGCACCGGCCACAGCTTATCGATGTGCTCTTTCAGCGTCAGGCTGGGGTCCGAGGTGTAGACGTCGGTCTGGTTCTCCGGCAGCCAGAAGTTGTCTTCAACGAACTGTCGCAGGTCGAAGTCGGGCTGACGTTTGACCTTGCGGTAGTTGCGCAGGATGTCCAGCGGATCGTGTTTCGGCGCGCAGTCGGGGAAGGTTTTGCTGTCGGCAAAGATGCGTGATTTCTGCACGTTGGTAAACAGCTCAAGATAGCGATCCGCCGGGGTAAGGGCATCGGACGCCGGAAGCCCCTCGATCACCTCAGGCTCCGGTTCAGCGTCTATCATCTCATCCAGCTTTAATTCGTACGGATCGGCTTCGTAGCAGGGATCGATGTCGATCCTTAACTCGTCGTCTTCAACGTGGCGTAATTTCTGGCTGAACATAGCGATACGGACCTCCGGATAGCGTGAGTTCGGGGCCGGGCATACCCGGCCTTGTCTATTAAGCGTAGACAGTCGCTTCGGTGAGTGTGAAGCAAACTGTGCGTGAGATCACGCTTTTCCGCCGAGAAGAAAAGCTGTCATTTTAAAGTATACTGTTGATAAGTAATTAAAAATTGTACATCCTGGCACAGATGAAATTCGGAGCATTCATTATGCAACAAAATTTTATCCCGGCGCGCTCACTCCCACGCCGCCTCCAGCATCTCCAGCAGCTGTTCGCCGCTCAGGCTGACCGGATTGGCCTTCATTGATGAGGAGGTGCTGGCGGCCAGCGCCGCCGGTTCCAGCGCATCGCGCGCTACGCCGAGGTCGCGCAGGGTGCCAAGGCCAGCGCGATGGCTCCATTCCCGCAGACTGTCCCAGACCCGATCCACAGGGACGTCCAGCCCGTCGGCCAGCCAGCGGCGAACGTCGTTGAAGCGCTGGCGCAGGGCAGGGTCGCTTATCTGCGACTCATTGAGCGCCAGGCCAAACGGCAGCAGGCTGCCGCATAAAGCACCGTGCGAGGCGCGGCTCAGGCCGCCCAGCGGGCCGGCGAGGCCGTGGATCACTCCCAGCCCGGCGTTCGCCAGCGCCAGTCCGCCGCACAGGCTGACCCAGGCCATCTCGTCGCGGCTGGCCGGACACTCTTTTTCCATCAGGATCTTTAGCGCGCGGATGCCCCGCGAGATCGCCTGCTGGCAGAGGGCATCGGTGAAAGGAGTGGCCCGGCTGCAGAGCCAGGGCTCGATCACCTGGGTCAGGGCATCGAGGCCGGAGCTCAGGGTGATGCTCCGCGGCGCGTTGTCGGTCAGCGCCGGGTCGACAATCGCCAGGTCAGGCAGCATTCGGTCGTCGCGCAGGCTCACTTTCCGCTGTTGTTCCGGGACGTTGATCACCGCATTTTTGGTGACTTCCGCGCCCGTCCCGGCGGTGGTCGGGATCGCCACGAACGGCAGCGGACTGGCTTCCAACTGACGACCCGTTCCCACCACCTCCAGATAGTCGACCAGCGGGCCGGCGGCGGGGACCAGCGCCGCAATCGCCTTACCAGCGTCAATCACCGCGCCGCCGCCGAGGCTGACCACTGCCCGGACGCCTTTCTCGCGCGCCAGCTGGACGCCCTGCTCGATGTCGCTGAGCCAGGGTTCGCGGCTTATCGCCAGCGTCGTGACCTCCAGCTGCAGCGCCTCCAGCTGATGGCGCAGAAACGCCGCCCGCTGCGGGCTGGCGCCATGCACCAGCAGAATGGGGCCGCCCTGCTGCGCCAGCCAGGGGGCAGCGCTCAGGGCCTGACCACGGCCAAAACGAATATTTGCGGGCATCAAAACGGTAAAAGGGGTCAACATGTCGGGTTCCTTTTCGGCAAACAGGCTGGAATCAACTATACACATTATCCACTACTCTGCCTTGTTGCTGGCTGGCAAGGCTGACAATAGAGTAGAGTGAAAGATCTCTCTTTTATGGCTGAGGAATCGCTGACAATGCTAACAATTCTGGGCAAACGCTCTTCAATCAATGTACGGAAAGTGTTGTGGACCTGCGAGGAAGCCGGGCTGGCGTACCAGCAGGAGGATTACGGCAGCGGATTTAAGCCTCTGGATACGCCTGAGTTTCAGCGCCTGAATCCTAACAGCCTGGTGCCGGTGCTGCTGGACGGTGACTTCGTGCTCTGGGAGTCGAACAGTATCTGCCGCTATCTGGCGCGGAAAGCGGAGCGCTGGGATCTGCTGCCCGCCGAGCCACAGCCCGCCGCCGAGGTGGAGCACTGGATGGACTGGCAGGCGACCGAGTTTAACA
This window encodes:
- a CDS encoding GNAT family N-acetyltransferase, with the translated sequence MPELLTPRLRCSPLQLDDWSFFLSLQQDPQVMLYVADPRPQAAIREAFDSRLPPWAPGDEHWLCLVVRDRLTHTPLGLTGYQHHQRDIAEVGFLFAPAAQGRGYGYESLRALCDYAFTTGGVRRLTASVTAGNEASKQLLLKAGFRLEGELRENYWLNGRWHNDWLFGRLRGEGDAP
- a CDS encoding alpha,alpha-trehalase, producing the protein MFSQKLRHVEDDELRIDIDPCYEADPYELKLDEMIDAEPEPEVIEGLPASDALTPADRYLELFTNVQKSRIFADSKTFPDCAPKHDPLDILRNYRKVKRQPDFDLRQFVEDNFWLPENQTDVYTSDPSLTLKEHIDKLWPVLTREPQDHIPWSSLLALPQAYIVPGGRFSETYYWDSYFTMLGLAESGREDLLKCMADNFAWLIETYGHIPNGNRTYYLSRSQPPVFALMVELFEEDGVRGAKRYLDHLKMEHAFWMDGAESLIPHQAYRHVVRMPDGSLLNRYWDDRDTPRDESWREDVETARHSGRPANEVYRDLRAGAASGWDYSSRWLRDITRLASIRTTQFIPIDLNAFLFKLETTIANLSGLKGDRETEAAFRQKAQDRRAAVNRYLWDDENGCFRDYDWRREQLALFSAASIVTLYVGLATHEQAERLADAVRARLLTPGGIMATEYESGEQWDKPNGWAPLQWMAIQGFKRYGQDPLGDEIAWSWLQTVNHFYKQHHKLIEKYHIATGVPHEGGGGEYPLQDGFGWTNGVVRRLIGLYGEPT
- a CDS encoding iron-containing alcohol dehydrogenase, which translates into the protein MLTPFTVLMPANIRFGRGQALSAAPWLAQQGGPILLVHGASPQRAAFLRHQLEALQLEVTTLAISREPWLSDIEQGVQLAREKGVRAVVSLGGGAVIDAGKAIAALVPAAGPLVDYLEVVGTGRQLEASPLPFVAIPTTAGTGAEVTKNAVINVPEQQRKVSLRDDRMLPDLAIVDPALTDNAPRSITLSSGLDALTQVIEPWLCSRATPFTDALCQQAISRGIRALKILMEKECPASRDEMAWVSLCGGLALANAGLGVIHGLAGPLGGLSRASHGALCGSLLPFGLALNESQISDPALRQRFNDVRRWLADGLDVPVDRVWDSLREWSHRAGLGTLRDLGVARDALEPAALAASTSSSMKANPVSLSGEQLLEMLEAAWE
- a CDS encoding glutathione S-transferase family protein, translating into MLTILGKRSSINVRKVLWTCEEAGLAYQQEDYGSGFKPLDTPEFQRLNPNSLVPVLLDGDFVLWESNSICRYLARKAERWDLLPAEPQPAAEVEHWMDWQATEFNTAWRHAFMGLVRKDPRFQDPAAIKESIATWTHCVRIVEAQLQRTGAWIAGERFTLADIVLGLSVHRWKMTPFAHPEMPAVERWYMALNQRPAFMRHGNNGVA